From the genome of Deinococcus aquaedulcis:
AGCGCGGCAATCACCAGCCCATCGGCCCGTTCGGCGGCCTCGGCGTAGCCCTCGCCGGTCCAGCCGGCGTAAGCGTACAGGATGTCCACGCGGCTCGTCAGGTGCGCCGGGTGGTAGGTGGCGCGCGGCTCTGGCATGGCGAAGTAGTGCACCCGGGCACGCACCCCCTCGCGGTCAATGCGGCCAATGGGCCCGGGGTACCCGCCAAAGGCGTCCACGGCCGTGGTGTGAATCTTGGTCACGGTGCGGGCATCGAAAATATCGCCGCCAATGACCACCAGCGGGCCCCGGCCCCGGCTGCTGGGGTGCAGGGCCACATGTGCGGCGTCCAGCAGATTCGCCGGGCCGTCCCAGGACACCTCCTCGGCGTGGCGCATGCTGCCGGTCAGGACCACCGGAATGGGCACGTCCAGCAGCAGGTGCAGGGCAAAGGCCGTTTCCTCCAGCGTGTCGGTGCCGTGGGTCACCACCACGCCGTCGTGCGCCGGGGCCAG
Proteins encoded in this window:
- a CDS encoding asparaginase, which translates into the protein MSTPAPRLAVIHTGGTIASRPSPDGRGLTPQQPPSLPGLDGVQVTDAQPFNLPSPHVTPVHMGQLAALIRELAPAHDGVVVTHGTDTLEETAFALHLLLDVPIPVVLTGSMRHAEEVSWDGPANLLDAAHVALHPSSRGRGPLVVIGGDIFDARTVTKIHTTAVDAFGGYPGPIGRIDREGVRARVHYFAMPEPRATYHPAHLTSRVDILYAYAGWTGEGYAEAAERADGLVIAALGTGNLPAELLPLIQATKKPVVIATRTHAGPVLPVYGYAGGGATLVAAGAIPASFLNAHKARLLLLILLGQGLDREQIAAVFDRDEF